A window of Candidatus Pantoea floridensis contains these coding sequences:
- the ompR gene encoding osmolarity response regulator transcription factor OmpR, translating to MQENYKILVVDDDMRLRALLERYLTEQGFQVRSVANAEQMDRLLTRESFHLMVLDLMLPGEDGLSICRRLRSQSNPMPIIMVTAKGEEVDRIVGLEIGADDYIPKPFNPRELLARIRAVLRRQANELPGAPSQEEAVIAFGKFKLNLGTREMFREDEPMPLTSGEFAVLKALVSHPREPLSRDKLMNLARGREYSAMERSIDVQISRLRRMVEEDPAHPRYIQTVWGLGYVFVPDGSKA from the coding sequence ATGCAAGAGAACTACAAAATTCTGGTCGTCGATGACGATATGCGTCTGCGTGCGTTGCTGGAACGCTATCTCACCGAGCAGGGCTTTCAGGTGCGTAGCGTTGCCAACGCCGAGCAAATGGATCGACTGTTAACCCGTGAATCCTTCCATCTGATGGTGCTCGACTTAATGCTGCCGGGCGAAGATGGTTTATCTATCTGTCGTCGTCTGCGCAGTCAAAGTAACCCCATGCCGATCATTATGGTCACCGCAAAAGGTGAAGAAGTGGATCGTATTGTGGGTCTGGAAATCGGTGCGGATGACTACATTCCTAAACCCTTTAACCCACGTGAGCTGCTGGCGCGTATTCGTGCCGTGCTGCGTCGTCAGGCCAATGAACTGCCAGGCGCGCCTTCGCAGGAAGAAGCGGTTATCGCTTTCGGTAAGTTCAAGCTGAATCTCGGTACCCGCGAAATGTTCCGCGAAGATGAGCCGATGCCGCTAACCAGCGGTGAGTTTGCCGTGCTGAAAGCGCTGGTGAGCCATCCACGTGAGCCGTTATCACGCGATAAGCTGATGAATCTGGCGCGCGGTCGCGAATACAGTGCGATGGAACGCTCCATCGATGTGCAGATTTCTCGTCTGCGTCGTATGGTGGAAGAAGATCCGGCGCATCCACGCTACATCCAGACCGTTTGGGGTCTTGGCTACGTATTCGTTCCGGACGGCAGCAAAGCATGA
- the envZ gene encoding two-component system sensor histidine kinase EnvZ: MRRLRFSPRSSFARTLLLIVTLLFVSLVTTYLVVLNFAILPSLQQFNKVLAYEVRMLMTDRLQLEDGTQLEVPPAFRREIYRELGISLYTNAAAEESGLRWAQHYEFLSEQMGQQLGGPTDVRVEVNKNSPVVWLKTWLSPDIWVRVPLTEIHQGDFSPLFRYTLAIMLLAIGGAWLFIRIQNRPLVDLEHAALQVGKGIIPPPLREYGASEVRSVTRAFNQMAAGVKQLADDRTLLMAGVSHDLRTPLTRIRLATEMMGEQDGYLAESINKDIEECNAIIEQFIDYLRTGQEMQTERADLNSVLGEVVAAESGYEREIENAVMSEDLMLDINPLSIKRALANLVVNAARYGNGWIKVSSGKELNRAWFQVEDDGPGIKPDQLQHLFQPFVRGDSARSTSGTGLGLAIVQRIIDAHDGSLEIGESDRGGLRIRAWLPIPEGSGSTAVVSINHSV, encoded by the coding sequence ATGAGGCGATTGCGCTTCTCACCCCGCAGTTCGTTTGCCCGCACCTTGTTATTGATCGTTACCTTGCTGTTCGTCAGCCTGGTAACGACCTATCTGGTGGTGCTCAATTTCGCCATTCTTCCCAGTTTGCAGCAGTTCAATAAGGTTCTCGCGTACGAAGTGCGTATGTTGATGACCGATCGGCTGCAGCTGGAAGATGGAACTCAGTTGGAAGTGCCTCCGGCTTTCCGACGCGAAATTTATCGTGAGCTGGGCATCTCGTTGTATACCAACGCGGCGGCGGAAGAGAGCGGTTTGCGCTGGGCGCAGCATTACGAATTCCTCAGTGAACAGATGGGCCAACAGCTGGGTGGCCCCACCGATGTGCGCGTTGAAGTGAATAAGAACTCGCCGGTGGTGTGGCTGAAAACCTGGCTGTCGCCGGATATCTGGGTGCGCGTACCGCTCACTGAAATCCATCAGGGCGACTTCTCACCGCTGTTTCGCTACACGCTGGCGATTATGCTGCTGGCGATAGGCGGAGCCTGGCTGTTTATCCGCATCCAAAACCGACCCCTGGTCGATTTAGAACATGCGGCGTTGCAGGTGGGGAAAGGCATTATTCCGCCACCGCTGCGCGAGTATGGCGCATCTGAAGTGCGTTCGGTGACGCGTGCGTTTAACCAAATGGCGGCCGGCGTGAAGCAGTTGGCCGACGACCGTACCTTGCTGATGGCTGGTGTCAGTCATGACTTGCGTACGCCGCTGACGCGTATCCGCCTTGCCACCGAAATGATGGGTGAGCAGGATGGTTATCTGGCGGAGTCGATCAACAAAGATATCGAAGAGTGCAACGCTATCATCGAGCAGTTCATCGATTATCTGCGCACCGGGCAAGAGATGCAGACCGAACGTGCCGACCTAAACAGCGTGCTGGGTGAAGTGGTTGCGGCAGAGAGCGGCTACGAGCGTGAAATTGAGAACGCGGTGATGTCCGAAGATTTAATGCTGGATATCAACCCGCTGTCGATTAAGCGTGCGCTGGCGAATCTGGTGGTCAATGCGGCGCGTTACGGTAACGGTTGGATTAAGGTTAGCAGCGGCAAAGAGCTGAACCGCGCGTGGTTCCAGGTGGAAGATGATGGTCCGGGCATTAAGCCGGATCAGCTACAGCATCTGTTCCAGCCGTTTGTGCGCGGCGATAGCGCACGCAGCACCAGCGGCACCGGCCTCGGTCTGGCAATTGTGCAGCGTATTATTGATGCGCACGACGGTTCGCTGGAGATTGGTGAAAGCGATCGCGGTGGATTACGTATTCGCGCGTGGTTGCCGATCCCCGAAGGCAGCGGCAGTACTGCGGTGGTGAGTATTAATCATAGTGTCTGA
- the pckA gene encoding phosphoenolpyruvate carboxykinase (ATP) gives MRVNGLTSQDLASMGISGTTEVVYNPDFDTLFQEETRPELEGYARGILTQSGAIAVDTGIFTGRSPKDKYIVRDDTTRDTLWWNDVGNGKNDNQPLSQETWQALKDRCTQQLSGKRLFVVDAFCGANPDTRLSVRFVMEVAWQAHFVKNMFIRPSEAELADFKPDFVVMNAAQCTNPDWQAQGLHSENFVAFNLTERMQLIGGTWYGGEMKKGLFAIMNYLLPLKGIASMHCSANVGKAGDVAVFFGLSGTGKTTLSTDPDRQLIGDDEHGWDDDGVFNFEGGCYAKTINLSEQAEPEIYRAIRRDALLENVVVRADGSVDYADGSKTENTRVSYPIEHIENIVQPVSKAGHAKRVIFLTADAFGVLPPVSRLTPEQTQYHFLSGFTAKLAGTERGVTQPTPTFSACFGAAFLTLHPTQYSDVLVKRMEAAGAQAYLVNTGWNGSGKRISLKDTRAIINAILAGELDDVETETLPVFNLQMPKSLPQVESAILDPRRSWPTEAAWQQAAQDLAQRFITNFEKYTDNEAGKALVQAGPQL, from the coding sequence ATGCGCGTTAACGGCCTGACATCGCAAGACCTCGCCTCTATGGGCATCAGCGGCACCACCGAAGTGGTGTACAACCCTGATTTCGACACCCTGTTTCAGGAAGAAACTCGCCCAGAGCTGGAAGGTTATGCGCGAGGCATTCTGACGCAGAGCGGCGCGATTGCCGTGGATACCGGCATCTTCACCGGTCGCTCGCCCAAAGATAAATACATCGTACGGGACGACACCACGCGCGACACGCTGTGGTGGAACGATGTCGGCAACGGCAAAAATGATAACCAGCCGCTGTCACAGGAAACCTGGCAGGCGCTGAAAGATCGCTGCACGCAGCAGCTTTCCGGCAAACGTCTGTTTGTGGTTGATGCGTTCTGCGGTGCCAACCCCGACACGCGTCTCAGCGTGCGCTTCGTAATGGAAGTCGCATGGCAGGCGCACTTCGTCAAAAACATGTTTATTCGTCCGAGCGAAGCAGAACTGGCAGACTTCAAGCCGGATTTCGTGGTGATGAACGCCGCGCAGTGCACCAATCCGGACTGGCAGGCGCAGGGTCTGCACTCCGAAAACTTCGTTGCCTTCAACCTGACCGAGCGCATGCAGCTGATTGGTGGCACCTGGTACGGCGGCGAGATGAAGAAAGGTCTGTTCGCTATCATGAACTACCTGCTGCCGCTGAAGGGCATCGCGTCGATGCACTGTTCGGCGAACGTCGGCAAAGCGGGCGACGTGGCGGTATTCTTTGGCCTGTCCGGCACCGGCAAAACCACGTTGTCGACCGATCCGGATCGCCAGCTGATTGGCGATGACGAACACGGTTGGGATGACGATGGCGTGTTCAACTTTGAAGGTGGCTGCTACGCCAAAACCATCAATCTTTCTGAGCAGGCGGAGCCGGAAATCTATCGCGCCATCCGTCGTGATGCTCTGCTGGAAAACGTGGTGGTACGCGCCGATGGCAGCGTTGATTATGCCGACGGCAGCAAGACCGAAAATACCCGCGTCTCCTACCCAATTGAGCATATCGAGAATATCGTGCAGCCGGTTTCAAAAGCGGGCCATGCGAAGCGGGTGATTTTCCTCACCGCCGATGCTTTTGGCGTGCTGCCGCCGGTTTCACGCTTAACGCCGGAGCAGACGCAATATCACTTCCTGTCAGGCTTTACCGCCAAACTGGCCGGCACCGAGCGCGGCGTAACGCAGCCGACGCCCACCTTCTCCGCCTGCTTCGGCGCGGCGTTCCTGACGCTGCATCCCACACAATATTCCGATGTGCTGGTAAAGCGTATGGAAGCGGCCGGTGCGCAGGCCTATCTGGTAAATACCGGCTGGAACGGCAGCGGCAAGCGTATCTCGCTGAAAGACACGCGCGCCATCATCAACGCCATTCTGGCCGGTGAGCTGGATGATGTTGAGACCGAAACGCTGCCGGTGTTCAACCTGCAGATGCCGAAAAGTTTACCGCAGGTGGAGAGTGCCATTCTCGATCCGCGCCGCAGCTGGCCGACAGAAGCCGCCTGGCAACAAGCCGCGCAGGATCTGGCGCAGCGCTTTATCACTAACTTTGAGAAGTACACGGATAACGAGGCGGGGAAAGCGCTGGTGCAGGCGGGTCCGCAGCTGTGA
- the hslO gene encoding Hsp33 family molecular chaperone HslO has translation MSANDQLHRYLFENVAVRGELVNVTETWREMIKNHDYVEPVKTLLGELLVATSLLTATLKFDGDITVQLQGDGPLTLAVINGNNRQELRGVAQVKEDAEIAPHSSLKEMVGNGYLVITISPEKGERYQGVVGLEADTLAGCLEDYFMRSEQLPTRLFIRTSEKGAAGILLQVLPAQEPSLDDFNHLATLTETVKSEELIELPATDVLWRLYHQEEATVFDPSPVSFKCTCSRERCGEVLNTLPVEEVDEILAEDGKIDMHCDYCGSHYVYDAVDIAAIRNAPTNNSDQVH, from the coding sequence ATGTCTGCAAACGATCAACTGCACCGTTACCTGTTCGAAAATGTCGCCGTGCGCGGCGAGCTGGTTAACGTGACGGAAACCTGGCGTGAAATGATCAAAAATCACGATTACGTCGAGCCGGTAAAAACCTTGCTGGGCGAGCTACTGGTGGCCACCAGCTTGCTAACCGCTACGCTGAAGTTTGATGGCGATATCACCGTGCAGCTGCAGGGCGATGGCCCGCTGACGCTGGCAGTGATCAACGGTAACAACCGCCAGGAGCTGCGTGGCGTGGCGCAGGTGAAAGAAGATGCCGAGATCGCACCTCATAGCAGCCTGAAAGAGATGGTGGGTAACGGCTATCTGGTGATCACGATTTCACCAGAGAAAGGTGAACGTTATCAAGGCGTGGTGGGTCTGGAAGCGGATACCCTGGCAGGCTGCCTGGAAGATTACTTCATGCGTTCAGAACAGCTGCCAACCCGCCTGTTTATCCGCACCAGCGAAAAAGGCGCAGCGGGCATTTTGCTGCAGGTACTGCCTGCGCAAGAGCCAAGCCTGGATGATTTCAATCACCTCGCCACGTTGACCGAAACCGTAAAAAGCGAAGAACTGATTGAGTTGCCTGCCACCGACGTACTGTGGCGCCTGTATCATCAGGAAGAAGCCACGGTGTTTGATCCATCACCGGTAAGCTTCAAATGCACTTGCTCACGCGAGCGCTGCGGCGAGGTGCTGAATACGCTGCCGGTTGAAGAAGTGGACGAAATCCTCGCAGAAGATGGCAAAATCGACATGCACTGCGACTACTGTGGTTCGCATTATGTTTACGATGCGGTAGATATTGCTGCCATTCGTAACGCGCCAACCAACAATAGCGATCAAGTGCATTAA
- the hslR gene encoding ribosome-associated heat shock protein Hsp15, whose translation MKEKISEGVRLDKWLWAARFYKTRALAREMVEGGKVHYNGQRSKPSKLVELNAELTLRQGNDERTVVITAVTDQRRPATEAQTLYAETDASIEKREKTALARKMNALTMPHPDRRPDKKERRDLMKFKLSGDK comes from the coding sequence ATGAAAGAAAAAATCAGCGAAGGCGTCCGCCTCGACAAATGGCTGTGGGCCGCACGCTTCTACAAAACGCGTGCGCTGGCGCGCGAAATGGTGGAAGGCGGCAAAGTGCATTACAACGGTCAGCGCAGCAAGCCCAGCAAATTAGTGGAGCTAAACGCCGAGTTGACGCTGCGCCAGGGCAATGACGAACGCACCGTGGTGATCACCGCGGTCACCGATCAACGTCGTCCTGCAACTGAAGCGCAAACGCTGTATGCCGAAACCGACGCCAGTATCGAAAAGCGTGAGAAAACCGCACTAGCGCGCAAGATGAATGCGTTAACCATGCCGCACCCCGATCGCCGCCCGGATAAGAAAGAGCGCCGCGATCTGATGAAGTTTAAATTGTCGGGCGATAAATAA
- the yrfG gene encoding GMP/IMP nucleotidase — protein MQVTLNWSEIDTVLLDMDGTLLDLAFDRHFWLEHVPETLSRERAITLSEAHQLIQQKYQAVVHTLNWYCLDYWSQELALDIRAMTWEKRQRAAMREDTLPLLQALRAAGKRTILLTNAHPYNLDVKLEQTGLAAHLDLLLSTHTFGYPKEDPRLWQAVQQHTAFDSSRTLFIDDSEAILDAATSWGIRWCLGVSNPDSGRPDQSFQRHPAVRDYRQLCETLR, from the coding sequence ATGCAGGTTACGCTTAACTGGTCAGAGATTGATACCGTGCTGCTGGATATGGACGGCACGCTACTCGATCTCGCTTTCGATCGTCACTTCTGGCTGGAACACGTTCCTGAAACGCTGAGCCGTGAGCGCGCTATCACGCTGAGCGAAGCGCATCAGCTTATTCAGCAGAAGTATCAGGCCGTGGTGCATACGCTAAACTGGTATTGTCTCGATTACTGGTCGCAGGAGCTGGCGCTGGATATTCGTGCCATGACGTGGGAAAAGCGCCAGCGCGCGGCGATGCGTGAAGATACCCTGCCGCTGCTGCAGGCGCTGCGCGCCGCCGGCAAACGCACCATTTTGTTAACCAATGCGCATCCTTATAATCTTGATGTGAAGCTGGAGCAGACCGGATTAGCTGCCCACCTTGATTTATTACTTTCTACCCATACCTTTGGATATCCGAAAGAGGATCCGCGTCTCTGGCAGGCCGTCCAGCAGCACACCGCGTTTGATAGTTCGCGCACGCTATTCATTGATGACAGCGAAGCGATTCTGGATGCGGCGACAAGCTGGGGCATTCGCTGGTGCTTAGGCGTCAGCAATCCGGATTCCGGTCGGCCCGATCAATCTTTCCAGCGTCATCCGGCGGTACGAGATTATCGTCAACTGTGTGAGACGCTGCGTTAA
- a CDS encoding intracellular growth attenuator family protein, with product MSTYIVILAVMLACSLLAGIGYWYAMRHRPPLAKPLPFISPPNRKLTDEERSAVEKYIALLAKQHDQQSSRSAKKPRESEALTLTAQSNNVYPVTRAITRYGLSTDDPQKWRYYLDEVEVHLPPLWEQYIADENYVELIRTQTLPLVISLNGHSLVNYAIEQPALPPLVRPISTNASIRKEESENVELLQVRKETAEEYQLSRADGTREAVAICFAFLLFFLSLVLPGSLMVWIAVLGCLMIAVSLWFLYRFPGAKGLRDVHCLRGAPKRWGLFGESNQEQSNISLGIIDLIYPAHWQPYVAHDLGQTTDVEMYLNRQVVRQGRFLSLQDEVRNFPVQRWRKNLVLACGSLLVLVMLFTWIPLSMPLKLSFAWVKGTESIEVNSVDKLNALPLHIGDSLKVGGTGMCSVPGNYQSNRSYAYMPFDCSAIYWNNAPALPLPQSDIIDKAAALLDTTTRQLHPETNTDPKLNPQLASAIQKSGMILLDDFSDLVLKTQELCSQQQDCVRLKNALVNLGNAKDWDSLIHRADSGKLNGMNVLLRPVSAEALENLVNTATSTFFSRETRRAAENLNSPPPGGFLIISDEGRQMVTQPQPSVSLFDLDAPSQWRELQRMSEMLLHTPFAASGIITSITTDANGTRHIALHNEPDAMAQWRYLGTALLMLVLIASAVINGLLALRRIHRNRLRMAEIQQYYDKCFNHNLNTMQSVRSLF from the coding sequence ATGAGCACTTACATTGTCATTCTGGCTGTCATGCTCGCCTGTTCGTTACTTGCAGGTATCGGCTACTGGTACGCTATGCGGCATCGTCCGCCGTTGGCGAAACCGCTGCCGTTTATCAGTCCTCCAAATCGCAAACTCACCGATGAAGAACGCAGCGCGGTAGAAAAGTACATTGCGCTACTGGCAAAACAGCATGACCAGCAGAGTTCACGATCCGCAAAGAAGCCGCGTGAATCCGAAGCGTTGACGCTCACCGCGCAGAGCAATAATGTTTATCCCGTCACCCGCGCGATTACACGCTATGGCCTCTCCACCGACGATCCGCAGAAATGGCGCTACTATCTCGATGAAGTAGAAGTGCATTTGCCGCCGCTGTGGGAGCAGTACATCGCGGATGAAAACTACGTTGAACTGATTCGCACGCAAACCCTGCCGCTGGTGATTTCGCTTAACGGCCATTCGCTGGTGAATTACGCGATTGAACAACCGGCACTCCCCCCGCTGGTGCGCCCTATATCAACCAACGCTTCAATTCGTAAAGAAGAGAGCGAAAACGTTGAACTGCTGCAGGTGCGCAAAGAGACCGCCGAAGAGTATCAGCTATCTCGCGCAGACGGCACGCGCGAAGCGGTAGCGATCTGTTTCGCTTTCCTGCTGTTCTTCCTTAGTCTGGTGCTGCCCGGCAGCTTAATGGTGTGGATTGCGGTGCTCGGTTGCCTGATGATCGCCGTCAGCCTGTGGTTTCTCTACCGCTTCCCGGGTGCGAAAGGCCTGCGCGACGTGCACTGTCTGCGCGGTGCGCCAAAGCGCTGGGGCTTGTTCGGGGAATCAAACCAGGAGCAGAGCAATATCTCCCTCGGCATTATCGATCTCATCTACCCCGCGCACTGGCAGCCTTATGTGGCGCATGATTTAGGCCAGACCACCGATGTGGAGATGTACCTTAATCGTCAGGTGGTGCGTCAGGGGCGTTTCCTGTCACTGCAGGACGAAGTGCGTAACTTCCCGGTACAGCGCTGGCGTAAAAATCTGGTGCTGGCGTGCGGTTCGCTGCTGGTGCTGGTAATGCTCTTTACCTGGATTCCCCTCAGCATGCCGCTCAAACTCAGCTTTGCATGGGTGAAAGGCACTGAAAGCATTGAGGTCAACAGCGTAGACAAACTCAATGCCCTGCCCTTACACATTGGTGACAGCCTGAAAGTCGGCGGTACCGGCATGTGTTCGGTGCCAGGTAACTATCAAAGCAACCGCAGCTACGCTTACATGCCGTTCGACTGCTCAGCCATTTACTGGAACAACGCACCTGCGCTGCCCCTGCCGCAGTCCGATATTATCGATAAAGCAGCGGCGCTGCTTGATACCACCACGCGCCAGCTGCATCCGGAAACCAATACCGATCCAAAACTTAATCCGCAGCTAGCCTCGGCAATTCAAAAATCCGGCATGATTCTGCTGGATGATTTCTCCGATCTCGTACTGAAAACGCAAGAGCTGTGCAGCCAGCAACAGGATTGCGTGCGCCTGAAAAATGCGCTGGTGAACCTCGGTAACGCCAAAGATTGGGATTCGCTGATCCACCGCGCAGATTCCGGCAAACTTAATGGCATGAACGTGCTGCTGCGCCCGGTAAGTGCGGAAGCGCTGGAAAACCTGGTCAACACCGCGACGTCAACCTTCTTCTCGCGTGAAACGCGTCGCGCTGCGGAAAATCTCAATAGCCCGCCGCCGGGTGGCTTCCTGATTATCAGTGATGAAGGCCGCCAGATGGTGACGCAGCCGCAGCCATCAGTATCGCTGTTTGATCTTGACGCCCCCTCGCAGTGGCGCGAGCTACAGCGCATGTCGGAAATGCTGCTGCACACGCCTTTCGCCGCCAGCGGCATCATCACCAGCATTACCACCGATGCCAACGGCACGCGCCATATCGCACTGCATAATGAGCCAGATGCCATGGCGCAATGGCGCTATTTAGGCACCGCGTTGCTGATGCTGGTGCTGATTGCCAGCGCGGTCATCAACGGCTTGCTGGCGCTGCGTCGCATTCATCGTAATCGTCTGCGTATGGCCGAAATCCAGCAGTATTACGACAAGTGCTTCAACCACAATCTGAACACGATGCAGAGCGTGCGCTCGCTGTTCTGA
- the nudE gene encoding ADP compounds hydrolase NudE, which translates to MKTPMKKPDILNVEAVARSRLFTIEAVDLAFSNGERRVYERMKPSDREAVMIVPIIGDDVILIQEYAVGLESYELGFPKGLIDPGESAFEAADRELKEEAGFGATKLEALGKLTMAPSYFSSKMNIVVAEGLYEEKLEGDEPEPLIVHRWPLKNLLALLEEPDFREARNVSALFMVREWLVKQGRLSY; encoded by the coding sequence ATGAAAACCCCCATGAAAAAACCTGACATCCTCAATGTGGAAGCGGTTGCCCGCTCCCGCTTATTCACTATTGAAGCGGTCGACCTCGCTTTCAGCAATGGCGAGCGCCGTGTCTATGAGCGTATGAAGCCTTCCGATCGTGAAGCAGTGATGATTGTGCCAATTATCGGTGATGACGTGATCCTGATTCAGGAATACGCGGTAGGCCTGGAAAGCTACGAACTGGGTTTTCCTAAAGGGCTGATCGATCCCGGCGAGAGCGCATTTGAGGCTGCCGATCGTGAATTGAAAGAAGAGGCGGGATTCGGTGCCACTAAGCTGGAAGCGCTGGGCAAGCTGACCATGGCGCCGTCTTACTTCTCCAGCAAAATGAATATTGTGGTGGCGGAAGGCTTGTACGAAGAGAAGCTGGAGGGCGATGAGCCGGAGCCGTTGATTGTCCATCGCTGGCCGTTGAAGAATCTGCTGGCACTGCTGGAAGAACCCGACTTCCGCGAAGCACGTAATGTCAGCGCTCTGTTTATGGTGCGTGAGTGGCTGGTGAAGCAGGGCCGCTTGAGCTATTAA